Part of the Vitis vinifera cultivar Pinot Noir 40024 chromosome 13, ASM3070453v1 genome is shown below.
AAATGAAGATACCTTGATCTTTCTGAGGAGATCATAGCCAGTCATTCCAGGCATGGAATAATCAGTAATAATTAGATTTACTTCCGTTTCCTGCCAtagcaaaaaggaaaaggaaaaaaataaacatctatTCTAAAacccccaaaaaagaaaaggatgaaTAGAAGAAAATCAGTGAGAAAATCATACTTGGGGATGATGATTTCTCTGCTCTTCCTCTTGCAAACCCAGAAATTCCAGAGCCTTACTCCCAGAATCCACAGCAGTAACTGTCcaaaaaaacccacaaaaacCAACAATCAAAAccccaaaacaaaaataaaaagaaagaggagAGATTAATCAGTCTTCATAGCAACATACCTTGAAAAGAAGAGGTTTTGAGGAGCTTTTCAATCAGTTTTCTATCTATGAGGCTGTCATCAACAGCCAGAACATGAAACTGTGTCTCTGCAGCAATACCCATGGCAAAGGAGGAgtatgaagatgaagaaaagagagaatgagagaggtGAATGGAGATGGTTTGGAGATGGGGTTTGTGGGTTTATATCTAAACCCATCTTGTGGCTATAATGAGAGCAAGATCTGAGAGATTTCATCCAGAATCTTGAAGATCTGCTGGGTTGATTTTTCAACCAGTGAACAGCAATGAATTCTCTTTATTATGTTATTAACGTGTTTGGAAAAAACAAACGAGACTTTCTGACCATATATTTGATTGACCATAGGCTCACTGTTTGGGCCACTAGAAAATGTCCAAAGGCCTTTTGACTAAAGTTGAAGATTGCAGATTATTCTAAAAATGTGAGATTAGGGCACTTCCAAGGGCTCCCCTACACATTCATCTCCAGCTTGGGGATCCCATGATCCCATCACCTGCCAATCCACCATTGGGCTCtacaaatgaaattattttttcttatttttattttttgaaaaattacattGCAAATGAAAAAGCAATAAGCATGGtactttcataaatttttattttttattttttatttatagaagaaaatattCGAAgccaaattttataatatttctaaaaaaaatccgACTTTTAATTGATAGACTTTCATAAATTTCATATCCCCTATTTGGTCAAGGATTCGAAAAATAAATAGCCTAtatttgatttagaaaaattgaggaaaaatgcGGGAAAATATGAAGGTTACTTTGAAAATGTATAACACAggtaatttgtttatttatttttctatatgtgTACatactaaataattaaaaaaaatttagaaaaacatttatatagaaattttaaaaatttatgaaagtctctaaattaacattttaataATAAGCTTGAATGTAATGATCTATTTTGAATCTAATGAATTTCCCTGATCCTAAAATAtagtatataattaattatgtgAAACTCGTTATATTtataatcttaatttatttattttttctcatatttacaAGTGTATAATTCATGGTAATTGATAAGGCTAAAACTTGGGCGGGTTGATGGCTAACCTGAGCCtaacctaaattaaaaaaaatcaacccaacttttagttat
Proteins encoded:
- the LOC100242967 gene encoding two-component response regulator ORR9, giving the protein MGIAAETQFHVLAVDDSLIDRKLIEKLLKTSSFQVTAVDSGSKALEFLGLQEEEQRNHHPQETEVNLIITDYSMPGMTGYDLLRKIKESSSLKDIPVVIMSSENIPSRINRCLEEGAEDFFLKPVQLSDVNKLRPHLLGSRTLLEI